The DNA region CGGCGAAGTGGTCGAGGTTGACCGCACGCTGCTCGATCTGCTCGCCCGCTCCGAGATGATCCCGGTCATCGCGCCCGTGGCGCCGGGGCGCGACGGAGCCACCTACAATATCAACGCCGACACTTTCGCCGGCGCCATAGCCGGCGCGCTCAACGCCACCCGTCTGCTGTTCCTGACCGACGTGCCCGGCGTGCTCGACAAGAAAGGTCAGCTGATCAAGGAGCTTTCCGTCGCCGAAGCGCATGCGCTGATCGCCGACGGCACGATCTCAGGCGGCATGATCCCGAAGGTCGAGACCTGCATCGATGCGATCAGGGCCGGCGTCCAGGGCGTCGTCATCCTGAACGGCAAGACCGCCCATTCCGTCCTGCTCGAGATTTTCACCGAGCACGGCATCGGAACGCTGATCGTTCCCTGATCAAGGCTGCGCCCCTCAGCGGAACGAAGGGCGCATCTTTTACACGCCGCGCACGGGCGCAAATCGGAGCCGCTAGCAGGCGCTCAATCGTCGCGCCCTTTTTAGCCCATCGGAGGACGCAGGCGTCTGCCCGGCGCTCAAGGCGCCTCCTTCACGCGGGCGCGCGCCTTGCTTTCCTTCTTGATCGGCCGACCGACCGGGCAGACCTCCTGCACGAAGCCGTTCAGCGTATTGACGAGATTGTTCTCGATCAGAGAATAATGGACGAACTGGCCCTGTTTCTCCCGTCTGATCAACCCCGCAGTTTCGAGGACGGACAGATGCTGCGAAACGGCAGGCTTGGACATGCTGAAGCGGTCGGCGATCTCGCCGGCAGTCAGGCCGCAGGCCGAGAGATAGGCAAGGATCTTCCGGCGCGGCGCACTGGAAAGCGCGTGGAACACCCGCTGGGCAGCGCCGACAGAGCTGCCTTCTGCAATGTCATCGAAAGTCTCGCCTTCCAAGTCCCGTCTCCGTGCTGCGGCATCATCGCGTCGATCCATGAATTAAGCAATTAATGTATTGCTTAATTATTTTCATTGGCGCAAAGTAATTAGGTAATTGCTTAATTAATGAATTAGCGGGTGATGTTCAAGGACAGAATGCGCCCGGTCGGAAGGAGTTTGCCATGAGCAGTATTTCCACCGGACGGATGATCGACGACAGCAGCGATTCATTGAAGGGCAAAGTCGTCTGGGTTCCGGGAAAGTCGATCTGGATCACCGCCATGACCGTGATTGCCGCTATTGGCGGGCCGCTGACCTTCAGCTGGAGCGCTTTTGCCGTCTTTATCGTCCTGACTGCCGTCACGATCTGCCTCGGTCATTCGGTCGGCATGCACCGGCTGCTCATCCACCGCTCCTTCAGCACACCTCTCTGGATCGAGCGCTTCCTCGTCTATCTCGGTACGCTGGTCGGAATGGCCGGTCCCTTCGGCATGATCTACGCGCACGACATTCGCGACTGGGCGCAACGGCAGCGAGACTGCCATGACCTCTTTGCCCATCGGAAACCTTTCTTCTTGGATGCCTTCTGGCAGATGCATTGCATGGTGGCGCTGGACCACCCGCCACGTTTCGTCCTCGATGATCGCGAGCGACGCGACCACTTCTATCGCTTCCTGGAGGCGACATGGATGGGGCAGCAGATTCCCTTGGCATTCGTGCTTTTCGCGCTCGGTGGGCTGCCGTGTGTGGTCTGGGGTATTGCGGTGCGGATATCAGTCTCGCTGACCGGGCACTGGCTGGTCGGTCATTTCGCACATCGAGCCGGCCATCAGGGCTGGAGTGTCGACGATGTCGCGGTGCAGGGTTATAACCTGCCGCATTTCGGGCTGGTGACCTTCGGCGAGAGCTTCCATGGCAACCACCACGCCTTTCCGGAATCAGCCCGGCTCGGCGTCGAACCGGGGCAAGTGGACCTCGGTTGGCATTTCATACGGCTGCTGGCCGGGCTCGGCCTTGCTTCGGCGATCAAACTTCCACACATGATCGCGCCAAGAAGAGGGTTGAGGCGCGTCGCAGTCTCTGAAGCTGCTGACAACCGGCATCCGCCACAAGGTTCGATGGACACCGCCTGATGTCCGTGGCGGCATCCAGGTTGGGGCAGATGGAGGCCGGCCCGACCTTCGAGGCCCCTGCGGGGCATACACGGATGAGGGAGGTCGGAGGATGCCGCGGCTGATCGTCAGCGTGGTTGCAAGCCTCCGCAGCGACGATATTCGCTCCGACAGGTCGCAAAACGCACGATCTAGCCTTGGCAAGATTTCGAATCGTGCTTTAGGTTGCGGCCCGAAATATAAACGGGTCGAGCAAAAGATGCGCCTTACAGACTGCTATAATTTCCACGATTTCCGGCGCATGGCCAAACAGCGTCTTCCCGGGCCGATCTTCGACTATATCGATGGTGCCGCCGATGACGAGGTGACCTATCGGCGCAATAGCGCGGCCTTCGAGGCTTGCGATCTGGTGCCCGACGTCTTGCGCGGCGTGGCCGAGGTCGACATGTCGGTGACGGTCATGGGGCAGAAGCTCGCCATGCCGGTCTATTGCTCGCCGACGGCGCTGCAGCGGCTTTTCCATCACCAGGGGGAACGGGCGGTCGCGGCGGCAGCGGCAAAACACGGCACGATGTTCGGCGTCTCCTCACTCGGCACGATCAGCCTGGAGGAGGCCAGGCAGATCAGCGACGGGCCACAGGTCTATCAGTTCTATTTCCACAAGGACCGCGGGCTGAACCACGAAATGATGGCGCGGGCGAAAAATGCCGGTGTGCAGGCGATGATGCTGACGGTCGACAGCATCACCGGCGGGAACCGCGAGCGCGACAAGCGCACCGGTTTTGCCATTCCCTTCAAGCTCAATCTCGCCGGCATGATGCAGTTTGCCATCAAGCCGTCCTGGGCGATCGACTGGATGACGCATGAGGCGTTCCGGCTGCCGCAGCTCGAAAACCACGTCAAGATGGACGGCGGCGCGCTGTCGATCAGCCGCTACTTCACCGAAATGCTCGACCCCTCCATGTCATGGAACGACGTGGCTGACATGGTGCAGGCCTGGGGCGGGCAATTCTGCCTGAAGGGCATCATGTCGGTTGAGGACGCCAAGCGCGCGGTCGAGATCGGCTGCACCGGCATCGTGCTTTCCAATCATGGCGGACGCCAGCTCGACGGCTCGCGCAGCGCCTTCGACCAGCTCGCCGAGATCGTCGATGCCGTCGGCGACCGCATCGACGTGATGATGGATGGCGGCGTGCAGCGGGGAACGCATGTTCTGAAGGCCCTGTCGCTCGGCGCGAAGGCCGTCGGCCTCGGCCGCTACTATCTCTTCCCCCTCGCCGCTGCCGGACAGCCCGGCGTCGAACGTGCGCTGGAGACGATGCGCACCGAGATCGAGCGCGACATGAAGCTGATGGGCTGCACCTCGGTCGACCAGCTGACGCGGCGCAATCTGCGCTTCCGCTCTTGAGCGCAAACGCGATGTCGCTGCGGGCCGCAACCTTTCGTGCGGATGCGGCCCTCGAGCGTATTGGCTTCAGAGCTGGCTATAAATCGCCGCCGCCGCCTGCTTCAGCTTTTCCATCATCGACCGGTAGGGTCCCGGCCCATAGCTGATGCGGCCGACGCCGAGCTTTGCCAGGGTTTTCACATCGGGGGCGCCTGCCCGCATCATGATGTTGACCGGCAGCGACGATGCCGCGCAGATCTTTTCGATCAAGGCGGGCTCGATCAGGCCGGGCACGAAGAAGCCGCTGCCGCCCGCTGCCGCATAGGCCCTGCCCCGCTCGATCGCCTCATCCACCAGGCCGGCATGTTTGGAGAGATCGCTCTCGGCCAGAAAAAGGTCGGTGCGGGCGTTGATGAAGAAGGCGATGTCCCTGCCGTCGGCCATGGCGCGAATGGCGCGGATGCGGGCCGCCTGGCTCTCGACAGGATAAAGTCCGTCGCCCGAGACCACACGGTCCTCGAAATTGATGCCGATGGCGCCGACCTCCATCAGCTGGGCGACATTGGCGGCCGCCCTGTCAGGATCTGCGGAATAGGCGCCTTCGAAATCAACCGAAAGCGGCAGGTCGACGGCATCGGAGATGGATTTGGCCGTCTCCACAAGCACCGACATCGGCAGTTTCTCGCCGTCGGCAAAGCCGTGGGCGGCGGCGACCGACCAGCTTCCCGTCGCAAGCGCCTTGGCGCCGGCATCGGCAATGGCCTTTGCCGTGCCGGCGTCCCAGATATTGTAGAGCACGATCGGATCGCCCTTCCGGTGAAGCGCGGCGAATGCCTTGGCGTTTTCAGTCTGGTTCATGCTGTCTCCTCTATCCTTGCTTGCGTACTGATCTTCTCTTCGTGCCGCAGCAGCCATTGCTTGCGCCAGAGCCCGCCGCCGTAACCGGTCAAAGAACCATCGGCGCCGAGGATACGGTGACAGGGCACGATGATGGCAAGCTGGTTGGCGCCATTGGCGCGGCCGACTGCACGCACGACCTCCGGCCTCTCCATCTCCCTGGCGAGATCGCCATAGGCGCGCGTCTGCCCGAGGGGGATCTCCATCAGGCTTGCCCAGACATGCTTTTCGAAGGGCGTGCCGCCAAGCGCCAGAGGCGTCCTGAAGACGGTCAGCCGACCTTCGAAATAATCGCGGATCTCCGCCTCGATCTGATCGATCACCAGGGTGCGGCCGATCGCGACGGAGGAGCGGACGCGCTTCTGCAGCACTGCCAGTTCGCTCGGCAGCGCCTTGCGATCGTGAAATTCGAGAAGATGCAAGTGTGTCTTGTC from Rhizobium sp. NLR16a includes:
- a CDS encoding isocitrate lyase/phosphoenolpyruvate mutase family protein; the encoded protein is MNQTENAKAFAALHRKGDPIVLYNIWDAGTAKAIADAGAKALATGSWSVAAAHGFADGEKLPMSVLVETAKSISDAVDLPLSVDFEGAYSADPDRAAANVAQLMEVGAIGINFEDRVVSGDGLYPVESQAARIRAIRAMADGRDIAFFINARTDLFLAESDLSKHAGLVDEAIERGRAYAAAGGSGFFVPGLIEPALIEKICAASSLPVNIMMRAGAPDVKTLAKLGVGRISYGPGPYRSMMEKLKQAAAAIYSQL
- a CDS encoding acyl-CoA desaturase, whose amino-acid sequence is MSSISTGRMIDDSSDSLKGKVVWVPGKSIWITAMTVIAAIGGPLTFSWSAFAVFIVLTAVTICLGHSVGMHRLLIHRSFSTPLWIERFLVYLGTLVGMAGPFGMIYAHDIRDWAQRQRDCHDLFAHRKPFFLDAFWQMHCMVALDHPPRFVLDDRERRDHFYRFLEATWMGQQIPLAFVLFALGGLPCVVWGIAVRISVSLTGHWLVGHFAHRAGHQGWSVDDVAVQGYNLPHFGLVTFGESFHGNHHAFPESARLGVEPGQVDLGWHFIRLLAGLGLASAIKLPHMIAPRRGLRRVAVSEAADNRHPPQGSMDTA
- a CDS encoding alpha-hydroxy acid oxidase, which encodes MRLTDCYNFHDFRRMAKQRLPGPIFDYIDGAADDEVTYRRNSAAFEACDLVPDVLRGVAEVDMSVTVMGQKLAMPVYCSPTALQRLFHHQGERAVAAAAAKHGTMFGVSSLGTISLEEARQISDGPQVYQFYFHKDRGLNHEMMARAKNAGVQAMMLTVDSITGGNRERDKRTGFAIPFKLNLAGMMQFAIKPSWAIDWMTHEAFRLPQLENHVKMDGGALSISRYFTEMLDPSMSWNDVADMVQAWGGQFCLKGIMSVEDAKRAVEIGCTGIVLSNHGGRQLDGSRSAFDQLAEIVDAVGDRIDVMMDGGVQRGTHVLKALSLGAKAVGLGRYYLFPLAAAGQPGVERALETMRTEIERDMKLMGCTSVDQLTRRNLRFRS
- a CDS encoding metalloregulator ArsR/SmtB family transcription factor; amino-acid sequence: MEGETFDDIAEGSSVGAAQRVFHALSSAPRRKILAYLSACGLTAGEIADRFSMSKPAVSQHLSVLETAGLIRREKQGQFVHYSLIENNLVNTLNGFVQEVCPVGRPIKKESKARARVKEAP